A genomic region of Eucalyptus grandis isolate ANBG69807.140 chromosome 5, ASM1654582v1, whole genome shotgun sequence contains the following coding sequences:
- the LOC104446403 gene encoding ankyrin repeat-containing protein BDA1 produces MEQRLLEAARKGNIEELNDLIRSNGLILEEMALEGAGHTPLHVACVAGHMDFVQELLKLMPKFAEKVNADGFSPLHITAARGDVEITRELLKVGQHLCSVKGRERRIPLHYAVINGELDVMKVLLSTSPDSVEETTARKEMALHLAVKNNRFDVVVVLVEHLKKYNKEKVINWKDHEGNTVLHLAAASKNFEVVKFILHGTGLKYKVVKVNALNESGLTPLDVLTLSQMGEGDREMREILVRAGARHGKGISDRPASSGLVSADEDASEGDNSPRSDGEPVRDAPQSATVPTPCRNLNRNGSLDVRNVLLVVAALIASATYQAVLQPPSYKIKVDDSYKKSIFGYRGFNRNSGYIVFMSFNTFGFLVSVQTIISLTRDLPVRLPLLLSTFSMVLTYATFMGYVPFSSMDKALTLKNEALFYTLPISISILLLLTQNWLALILDLILAIVSKRNIVGDMYNLWAKPESQTIQRRVAKMKTHRMHLVRVLGKILEKVLELLA; encoded by the exons ATGGAGCAAAGGTTGCTAGAAGCGGCTCGAAAGGGCAATATCGAAGAGCTGAATGACTTGATCAGAAGCAATGGGCTCATCCTCGAGGAGATGGCTCTCGAAGGAGCCGGTCACACACCGCTGCACGTTGCTTGTGTGGCCGGCCATATGGATTTTGTCCAAGAGCTCCTGAAGTTGATGCCCAAGTTCGCGGAAAAAGTGAACGCGGATGGTTTCAGCCCATTGCACATCACAGCAGCTCGAGGTGATGTAGAGATCACGAGGGAGCTCTTGAAAGTGGGTCAACACCTGTGCTCTGTGAAGGGACGGGAGAGAAGAATCCCTTTGCATTATGCCGTCATAAACGGGGAGCTCGATGTCATGAAGGTGCTGCTCTCCACCTCTCCCGATTCTGTCGAAGAGACAACCGCCCGAAAGGAGATGGCGCTTCACCTCGCTGTGAAAAACAACCGGTTCGATGTGGTCGTTGTGTTGGTGGAGCATCTGAAGAAGTATAACAAGGAAAAGGTTATCAATTGGAAGGATCACGAAGGCAATACCGTCTTGCATCTTGCCGCCGCCTCAAAAAATTTCGAG GTGGTTAAATTCATACTTCATGGGACTGGTCTGAAGTACAAGGTCGTGAAGGTGAACGCCCTGAACGAGAGTGGCTTGACGCCTCTAGATGTCTTAACTCTCTCGCAAATGGGAGAAGGAGATAGAGAGATGAGAGAAATTCTCGTACGAGCTGGAGCCAGGCACGGAAAAGGAATATCAGACAGGCCCGCTTCTTCAGGCCTAGTCTCGGCGGACGAAGATGCCAGCGAGGGAGACAACAGTCCTCGATCAGATGGGGAACCAGTCCGAGATGCTCCTCAATCGGCAACAGTCCCTACGCCATGCAGAAATTTGAACAGAAACGGCTCATTGGACGTACGCAACGTCCTGCTGGTAGTCGCTGCGCTCATCGCAAGCGCAACCTACCAAGCCGTGCTCCAGCCTCCGAGCTATAAGATAAAAGTTGATGATAGTTACAAGAAAAGCATCTTCGGGTATCGAGGTTTTAACAGGAACTCGGGGTACATCGTCTTCATGAGCTTCAACACATTCGGATTCTTGGTGTCGGTCCAGACTATCATTTCCCTCACCAGAGACCTCCCAGTCAGGCTGCCACTGCTACTCTCCACGTTCTCCATGGTTCTAACTTATGCTACCTTCATGGGATACGTACCGTTCTCGTCGATGGACAAAGCGTTAACCCTGAAAAACGAGGCATTATTCTATACACTGCCGATCTCAATATCAATTCTTCTTCTGCTGACACAGAACTGGTTGGCGCTAATTTTAGACCTCATCTTGGCAATTGTTTCTAAGCGTAACATCGTAGGTGATATGTACAATCTATGGGCAAAACCCGAATCACAAACAATACAACGGAGGGTTGCCAAAATGAAAACTCATAGGATGCATTTGGTCCgggttttggggaaaattttggAGAAAGTGCTAGAGCTTTTAGCTTAG